The following coding sequences are from one Desulfosoma caldarium window:
- a CDS encoding TonB-dependent receptor plug domain-containing protein, with translation MDKMSPRRGRVTFLEHHWGFGFCETVGVKRPDVHSEESMTQRRRIFGRVVFLVAVALGLAFYGFAGAVAVSASQDVDPLVFFAGEDLSVLTVASRRPESAQRAPAIVRVVTARDILTKGYRTLADVLRSEAGFVVRPGERGSTPYLRGVREGILFLYDGVPLRSPMMKSVHPLDEELSLAGVDRVEIVLGPGSVLWGPDAYAGIVNVVPRSMVHGSGAGVRAWAGSQNELGAGWTMQGRQGPVSARLNVHGVRYRSWTDTYLSLQPTGHEFAGMSSHQVTANTVDDAYAWEALGTLTVGDRLAFTGRLADGRHRYTMTNTDGITWAGEKRAPVSFLKGTLRQRLGTSDLSLTASYTHVPLDVTDADVSRKQKDDMVAADLVWYRPWGEGGGVTLGAGYRRDDTHNAVVRDGFLPDLLKPTYYVFVPSVVQADFQNTVLSAYGQVRRRLGPVDLWLGLRLDDTDTYASTTTLSAGAAWSLGRDWQIKATYGTAYRTPYAAQLYGDRFLDPENIETAALELSWTKEADKQVALTVYHSRVSDHLQEDPYGGLSQPSRHAITGAEIKARWAFGPQWDLYGSAAAFDVADDAVHYRVTKAFFVAPDGTRSPIEEAWTSPLDVGPDWSVQLGVRRHFGASSTVALEGLLTGPWPYAYDQGRRTGRFQGERHVRASWTWHHAGTRGATLQLVADNLLDRGGSVPGVFGPAERPPLRVWLEWRLDF, from the coding sequence GGGCCTGGCTTTTTACGGGTTTGCGGGGGCGGTGGCCGTGAGCGCTTCCCAGGACGTGGATCCCCTGGTGTTTTTTGCCGGCGAAGACCTTTCGGTGCTCACGGTGGCTTCTCGGCGCCCTGAGTCGGCGCAGCGGGCGCCGGCCATCGTGCGCGTGGTCACGGCCCGGGATATCCTCACCAAAGGGTATCGCACGCTGGCCGATGTGCTTCGAAGCGAAGCCGGCTTTGTGGTGCGGCCGGGAGAACGCGGATCCACGCCGTATCTCAGGGGTGTTCGCGAAGGGATTTTGTTCCTCTACGACGGTGTGCCGCTGCGATCCCCCATGATGAAAAGCGTGCATCCGCTGGACGAGGAACTGTCCCTGGCCGGGGTCGACCGCGTGGAAATTGTTCTGGGTCCGGGATCCGTTCTGTGGGGCCCGGACGCCTACGCCGGCATTGTCAACGTGGTGCCGCGATCCATGGTTCACGGGAGTGGCGCGGGCGTTCGCGCCTGGGCGGGATCCCAGAACGAATTGGGAGCCGGATGGACGATGCAGGGGCGTCAGGGTCCCGTGTCGGCGCGCCTGAACGTTCACGGCGTGCGATACCGATCGTGGACGGACACCTATCTGAGTTTGCAGCCGACGGGCCATGAATTTGCCGGGATGTCGAGCCACCAGGTGACCGCCAACACCGTGGATGACGCCTACGCGTGGGAAGCCCTGGGAACCCTCACCGTGGGGGATCGCCTCGCCTTCACCGGGCGCCTGGCCGATGGCCGCCACCGCTACACCATGACCAACACGGACGGCATCACCTGGGCCGGAGAAAAGCGGGCGCCTGTGTCCTTTCTCAAGGGCACGCTGCGGCAGCGCCTGGGAACATCGGACCTTTCCCTTACCGCGTCCTACACCCATGTACCTTTGGACGTCACCGATGCCGACGTTTCTCGAAAGCAAAAGGACGACATGGTCGCGGCGGATCTGGTCTGGTACCGGCCGTGGGGCGAAGGCGGCGGCGTGACGCTGGGCGCCGGGTACCGTCGCGATGACACGCACAACGCGGTGGTGCGGGACGGGTTTTTACCCGATCTTCTCAAACCCACCTATTACGTGTTTGTGCCGTCCGTGGTGCAGGCCGACTTTCAAAACACCGTGCTTTCCGCCTACGGGCAGGTGCGGCGCCGCCTGGGTCCCGTGGACCTCTGGCTTGGATTGCGCCTGGATGATACGGACACCTACGCATCCACCACGACCCTGAGCGCCGGCGCCGCCTGGTCTTTGGGGCGCGACTGGCAGATTAAGGCCACCTACGGCACCGCCTACCGCACACCCTACGCGGCGCAGCTCTACGGCGACCGGTTCTTGGATCCCGAAAACATCGAAACGGCGGCGCTGGAGCTGAGCTGGACCAAAGAAGCGGACAAGCAGGTGGCCTTGACCGTCTATCACAGCCGCGTGTCCGACCATCTGCAGGAAGACCCCTACGGAGGCCTATCCCAACCGTCTCGCCATGCCATCACGGGTGCGGAAATCAAGGCGCGCTGGGCTTTTGGGCCTCAATGGGACCTGTACGGGTCCGCGGCGGCCTTTGACGTGGCGGATGATGCCGTCCACTACCGGGTCACCAAGGCCTTTTTCGTGGCGCCCGACGGAACCCGCTCACCCATTGAAGAAGCGTGGACATCGCCCTTGGATGTGGGCCCGGACTGGAGCGTTCAGCTGGGCGTGCGCCGGCATTTCGGTGCCTCGTCCACCGTGGCCCTGGAAGGCCTCTTGACGGGGCCCTGGCCTTACGCCTACGATCAGGGCCGAAGGACGGGACGTTTTCAAGGGGAACGCCATGTGCGCGCATCATGGACCTGGCACCATGCCGGCACTCGAGGCGCCACGCTGCAACTGGTGGCCGATAACCTGCTGGATCGCGGCGGGTCCGTGCCCGGGGTTTTTGGACCTGCGGAACGCCCGCCCCTGCGCGTGTGGCTTGAATGGCGCCTGGATTTTTAG
- a CDS encoding sigma-54-dependent transcriptional regulator translates to MARILAVDDEPKVRTLLSMLLSAHGHDVLVAENGREALDILSRDTVDLLITDIRMEGMDGLSLLQEVKEREPGCPVIFITAYATVESAVEALRLGASDYVVKPYEEKDLLLAVERALGVRRLLQENIRLRHALSAGAVEDAVFASPAMKNVQRTALKVAASDATVLITGESGVGKEVIARLIHQASPRHKSRFVAVNCAAVTPSLVESELFGHERGAFTGADRRREGKLEFANGGTLFLDEVGDLPLEVQAKLLRALQERRVQRIGGNQDIAVDVRVLCATNMDLEHAVAEGRFRKDLYYRLAVFPLHVPPLRERPEDILPLVVHFIQRYTRKPCAPTEAATPAALRLLKDYAWPGNVRELANVVERVMILRGGTPPITTDDLAFLRPEKPRRDVTDLVEFPPEGLDFDALMRRVVQLALDRAGGNQSRAARLLRLTRGRFRTLLKHLNHPTD, encoded by the coding sequence ATGGCACGCATCTTAGCCGTCGATGATGAACCCAAAGTGCGAACGCTTCTCAGCATGCTGCTGTCGGCTCATGGCCATGACGTGCTTGTCGCCGAAAACGGCCGTGAGGCGCTGGACATTCTTTCGCGCGACACGGTGGATCTTCTCATCACCGACATTCGCATGGAGGGCATGGACGGCCTGAGTCTTTTGCAGGAAGTGAAGGAACGGGAACCGGGCTGCCCCGTGATCTTTATCACCGCCTACGCCACGGTGGAATCCGCCGTGGAAGCCTTGCGGCTGGGCGCCAGCGACTACGTGGTCAAACCCTACGAGGAAAAGGATCTGCTGCTGGCCGTGGAACGGGCGTTGGGCGTTCGCCGCCTGCTTCAGGAAAACATTCGATTGCGCCACGCCCTGAGCGCCGGTGCCGTGGAAGACGCCGTGTTCGCGTCGCCTGCCATGAAAAACGTCCAGCGCACGGCCCTCAAGGTGGCGGCCAGCGACGCCACGGTGCTCATCACGGGAGAATCCGGTGTGGGCAAGGAAGTCATCGCCCGCCTCATTCACCAGGCAAGCCCGCGCCACAAGTCTCGGTTTGTGGCCGTCAACTGCGCCGCCGTGACCCCGAGCCTGGTGGAATCGGAACTGTTCGGCCATGAACGCGGGGCTTTTACCGGAGCGGACCGGCGCCGGGAAGGCAAGCTGGAATTCGCCAACGGCGGCACCTTGTTTTTGGACGAGGTGGGGGATCTGCCCTTGGAAGTGCAGGCCAAACTGCTTCGAGCCCTTCAGGAACGCAGAGTGCAGCGCATCGGAGGCAACCAGGACATTGCCGTGGACGTGCGCGTGCTGTGCGCCACCAACATGGACCTGGAACACGCCGTGGCGGAAGGGCGTTTTCGTAAGGACCTTTACTACCGCCTGGCCGTCTTTCCCCTACACGTGCCGCCGCTTCGCGAACGGCCCGAAGACATTTTGCCCTTGGTGGTTCACTTCATTCAGCGCTACACGCGAAAGCCCTGCGCGCCCACCGAAGCGGCCACGCCCGCCGCCCTTCGCCTGCTTAAGGACTACGCCTGGCCCGGCAACGTGCGGGAACTGGCCAATGTGGTGGAACGCGTCATGATTCTGCGCGGCGGCACCCCGCCCATCACCACCGATGACCTGGCGTTTCTGCGGCCCGAAAAGCCGCGCCGCGACGTGACCGACCTGGTGGAATTCCCGCCCGAGGGGCTGGATTTTGACGCGCTCATGCGCCGCGTGGTGCAGCTGGCCCTGGATCGAGCCGGTGGCAACCAAAGCCGAGCCGCCAGGCTGCTTCGCCTCACGCGAGGCCGCTTCCGCACCCTCCTCAAGCACCTCAACCACCCCACCGACTAA
- a CDS encoding glycosyltransferase family 4 protein — MDILVNAIPLSGLQTGIGRTLRCLYQAVEKLSFGPLPLCISYFDGWRVRRDMPKAADPKQWQTRTDAVWKLPDLVVLGRRILRQVQVEWRLRRVCRQASYDIYHEASFFPAAQHRVPTVFSLFDFSLDRFAHTHPRERVWFYRLFFARRLRYASHIVTISHAVLNEARARLRVADNRLTAVPLAPDPIFSQRSSEEVAAVRRRFGLDGDYWLFVGSLEPRKNLRLFWDALRRLGASAPMVLAGWHGWGDKSWLREAVERGGSRTPRCVLTGFVDDATLAALYSGATALVYPSLYEGFGLPVLEAMACGCPVVCSNIAALRETAGDAALFIEPHDPDGLAAVLDDLLSHGRRRKEYRQRGFERARQFSWEKTARAMVDVFQKVVEKNA, encoded by the coding sequence GTGGACATTTTGGTGAATGCCATCCCGCTATCGGGTCTGCAAACGGGCATTGGGCGCACCCTAAGATGCCTCTACCAAGCTGTGGAAAAGCTTTCTTTTGGCCCGTTGCCCCTGTGCATCAGCTACTTTGACGGGTGGCGTGTGCGTCGAGACATGCCCAAGGCGGCGGACCCAAAGCAATGGCAGACACGGACTGATGCGGTGTGGAAACTTCCGGACCTTGTGGTCCTGGGCCGGAGAATCCTCAGGCAGGTGCAGGTGGAGTGGCGTCTGCGGCGGGTGTGCCGTCAAGCGTCCTATGACATCTATCACGAAGCGTCTTTTTTCCCTGCGGCGCAGCATCGAGTGCCCACGGTCTTTAGCCTTTTTGATTTCTCCCTGGACCGATTCGCTCATACGCATCCCAGAGAGCGCGTCTGGTTTTACCGTCTCTTTTTTGCGCGGCGCCTCCGCTACGCGTCCCACATCGTGACCATCTCCCATGCGGTTTTGAACGAAGCCAGAGCCCGGTTGAGAGTGGCCGACAATCGCTTGACGGCCGTGCCTCTGGCTCCGGACCCCATTTTTTCCCAAAGATCTTCCGAAGAGGTCGCCGCCGTGCGCCGCCGCTTTGGTCTGGACGGCGATTATTGGCTTTTTGTGGGATCTTTGGAGCCGCGAAAGAATCTACGTCTCTTCTGGGACGCCCTTCGACGCCTGGGGGCGTCGGCCCCCATGGTGCTGGCGGGCTGGCACGGTTGGGGGGATAAGTCGTGGCTGCGGGAGGCTGTGGAGCGAGGGGGGTCACGGACGCCGCGATGTGTGCTCACGGGTTTTGTCGACGATGCGACGTTGGCGGCTTTGTACTCAGGAGCGACGGCCTTGGTTTATCCCAGCCTTTATGAAGGCTTTGGTCTTCCCGTGCTGGAAGCCATGGCCTGCGGCTGTCCTGTGGTGTGTTCGAACATTGCGGCTTTGCGGGAAACGGCCGGGGATGCGGCCCTTTTCATCGAACCGCACGATCCCGACGGCCTGGCTGCCGTGCTGGACGACCTTCTTAGCCATGGCCGGCGACGGAAAGAATACAGACAACGAGGATTTGAGCGCGCTCGCCAATTCAGCTGGGAAAAAACGGCTCGGGCCATGGTCGACGTCTTTCAAAAGGTTGTGGAAAAGAATGCATAG
- a CDS encoding REP-associated tyrosine transposase, which yields MARPLRVEFEGAVYHVTSRGNAQQDIFLGKEDRSRFLEILADSVARYTWICHAYCLMTNHYHLIIETPQANLSRGMQRLNGVYTQWFNRRHRRVGHLFQGRFKAILVEKESHLLEVTRYVVLNPVRAGLVRTVQSWPWSSYRATSGQIEVPEFLTVDWILSQFGPDRARAVRAYRRFVSQGKGVNAWEELRAGAFLGTAGFVEQLAPLLSQKPLDPELRKKERFAARPSLEELFSGISDEATRNERICQAVWTYHYKLREVGEFLELHFATISVIAKRASQVRNQK from the coding sequence ATGGCAAGGCCGCTGCGAGTAGAATTTGAAGGAGCTGTCTATCACGTAACGAGTCGAGGAAACGCGCAACAAGACATTTTCCTCGGCAAGGAGGACCGTAGTCGGTTTCTTGAGATTCTCGCTGATTCGGTTGCCAGATACACCTGGATTTGTCATGCGTACTGTTTGATGACAAACCACTACCACCTGATCATCGAAACTCCACAGGCCAATCTGTCTCGGGGAATGCAACGTCTCAATGGGGTGTACACCCAGTGGTTCAACCGACGGCACCGACGTGTCGGTCATCTCTTTCAAGGGCGCTTCAAGGCAATCCTTGTGGAAAAGGAGAGCCATCTTTTAGAGGTGACCCGGTACGTTGTGCTAAATCCTGTTCGAGCGGGGCTGGTCCGTACCGTTCAGAGTTGGCCTTGGAGCAGTTATCGGGCGACGTCCGGCCAGATCGAGGTGCCCGAGTTCCTGACGGTGGATTGGATTCTGTCACAGTTTGGCCCCGATCGAGCGCGGGCGGTTCGGGCCTACCGCCGTTTTGTGTCGCAAGGGAAAGGGGTCAACGCATGGGAAGAGTTGCGCGCGGGGGCCTTTTTGGGAACCGCTGGATTTGTGGAACAACTTGCGCCCTTGCTTTCGCAGAAGCCCCTTGACCCTGAACTTCGGAAGAAAGAACGGTTTGCGGCCCGGCCGAGCCTGGAAGAGCTGTTTTCGGGTATCTCCGACGAGGCAACGCGGAATGAACGGATTTGCCAGGCTGTGTGGACCTATCACTACAAGCTGAGAGAAGTGGGGGAATTTTTAGAATTGCACTTTGCCACCATCAGTGTCATTGCAAAACGCGCGAGCCAGGTCAGGAATCAAAAATAA
- a CDS encoding TAXI family TRAP transporter solute-binding subunit: MGRTGRGQLFAAILILTLSASPAAAVKLGIITGGPKGTSYQVGLNLQELMKSRGYELEVFHSNGSVENVYAVYKRPGVQLGIVQSDVLAFVAKVRTPLALKRIAQKIKIVFPLYDEEIHVVGRKDISDFDDLEGKRVAIDKEGSGTYLTAKILFEISQVKPEELAPVGTEEALERIKAGTLDAMIYVAGCPVRLFKENVKAEDQLKLIPLTNTKVVAFYPQAVIPAGTYDWQKEEVPTVAVKAMLITYDYRFGHCGEVGRFSKILYENLDWLRRHGHPKWKNVDLSYQLKGWEQYECVRRELGTGTPVELPKSEDVNPVLKAIQKLF, from the coding sequence ATGGGACGAACAGGTCGAGGGCAGCTTTTTGCAGCCATTTTGATTTTGACGCTCTCGGCCTCACCCGCGGCTGCCGTGAAATTGGGGATCATCACCGGAGGGCCAAAGGGAACCTCCTATCAGGTGGGACTGAACCTGCAGGAACTCATGAAATCGCGGGGTTATGAGTTGGAGGTCTTCCATTCCAACGGGTCGGTGGAAAACGTTTACGCGGTCTACAAGAGGCCCGGCGTGCAGCTTGGAATCGTCCAATCGGACGTTTTGGCTTTCGTGGCCAAGGTGCGGACCCCTTTGGCCCTTAAACGCATCGCACAGAAAATCAAGATCGTGTTTCCTCTGTACGATGAGGAAATCCATGTGGTGGGACGAAAGGACATCAGCGACTTTGACGACTTGGAAGGAAAGCGCGTTGCCATCGACAAGGAAGGTAGCGGGACGTATCTCACGGCCAAAATACTTTTTGAAATTTCTCAAGTGAAACCTGAGGAATTGGCCCCGGTGGGAACCGAAGAAGCCCTGGAACGGATCAAAGCCGGCACGCTGGACGCCATGATCTATGTGGCCGGTTGCCCGGTTCGGCTCTTTAAAGAAAACGTCAAAGCCGAAGATCAGCTGAAGCTCATCCCCCTGACCAACACAAAGGTGGTGGCATTCTACCCTCAGGCCGTCATCCCCGCAGGGACATACGACTGGCAAAAGGAAGAAGTCCCCACGGTCGCCGTTAAGGCCATGCTCATCACCTACGATTACCGGTTCGGACATTGCGGCGAGGTGGGGCGGTTTTCAAAAATTCTCTATGAAAATCTCGATTGGCTGCGCCGGCATGGGCATCCCAAGTGGAAGAACGTGGACCTTTCCTATCAACTCAAGGGTTGGGAACAGTACGAGTGCGTTCGAAGGGAATTGGGCACCGGCACACCGGTCGAGCTGCCGAAATCCGAGGACGTCAATCCCGTGCTGAAAGCCATTCAAAAGCTCTTTTAA
- a CDS encoding ExeA family protein, whose product MYLDFYGFRSEPFHITPDPDFLYLSPSHKEALAAIIYGVQQRKGFITITGEVGLGKTTIVRSYLERYDRSRIKTVLVFNANVSFKGLLRVIYRELGLDPPDLDPYEMVLDLHMRLIQEYQEGWNVVLIIDEAQNMPVETLENLRMLSNLESTKDKLLQIVLIGQPELEHLMNQHRLRQLKQRIAIRTKLKPLTPKESLEYIRHRLSRVQIQPREPFSAKALELIVREAQGIPRKINIICDNAFITGFGYGQKTITPKIVREVVNDLEGRSHEPSRRRKRFAAVLVGAVILALVLMWHFEVPRTTGAWLLETVKRLSTQWIQALKTPLLQNPLEGTGPPETKSSAVADSFGNGKTIGQRVIKPLPLPEKTPWEPKAVNEERPSPYMTARETTPSSGEKRKTHPDPSSARRRKPAAVEQGQAMLGAAHSLSIMERLGSPPGYGFWPTTDPGLSGAWDPERVRLFQEPKNYLSRAAPFTAPTRDKTPLQPSTSAAKPPARSAHPDVPQPDPGRVIDWILNKRNLGSDL is encoded by the coding sequence ATGTATCTCGATTTCTACGGATTCCGTTCGGAACCCTTTCACATCACGCCGGATCCGGATTTTCTGTATTTAAGTCCGAGTCATAAGGAGGCGCTGGCGGCCATCATTTACGGCGTGCAGCAACGCAAGGGCTTCATCACGATCACGGGCGAGGTGGGCCTCGGCAAGACGACCATCGTGCGCAGCTATCTGGAACGCTATGACCGCAGCCGAATCAAGACCGTTCTGGTGTTCAACGCCAACGTATCCTTTAAGGGGCTGCTGCGGGTGATCTATCGCGAACTGGGGCTGGATCCGCCCGATCTGGATCCCTATGAGATGGTCCTCGATCTTCACATGCGGCTCATTCAGGAATACCAAGAAGGCTGGAACGTGGTGCTCATCATCGATGAAGCCCAGAACATGCCCGTGGAAACTCTGGAAAATCTTCGCATGCTGTCCAATCTGGAAAGCACCAAGGACAAACTCCTTCAGATCGTCCTCATTGGGCAGCCGGAACTGGAACACCTTATGAACCAGCACCGGCTGCGCCAGCTCAAACAGCGCATTGCCATCCGCACCAAACTCAAACCGCTCACTCCCAAGGAAAGCTTGGAATACATTCGCCACCGTTTGTCCCGGGTGCAGATTCAGCCGAGGGAACCTTTCAGTGCCAAAGCGCTGGAACTCATTGTGCGAGAAGCCCAGGGTATTCCTCGAAAGATCAACATCATCTGCGACAACGCCTTCATCACGGGCTTTGGTTACGGACAAAAAACCATCACGCCGAAAATCGTTCGAGAAGTGGTGAACGACTTGGAAGGGCGTTCCCACGAGCCATCCCGCCGCCGCAAACGATTTGCCGCGGTGCTCGTGGGCGCCGTGATTTTGGCGCTGGTTTTGATGTGGCATTTCGAAGTGCCGCGCACCACGGGGGCCTGGCTTCTGGAAACCGTAAAACGCCTTTCCACGCAGTGGATTCAGGCCCTAAAGACGCCTTTGCTCCAGAACCCCTTGGAAGGCACCGGCCCCCCGGAAACCAAGTCCTCTGCGGTTGCCGACTCTTTCGGCAACGGAAAGACCATCGGGCAGCGCGTCATCAAGCCCCTTCCCTTGCCGGAAAAAACCCCGTGGGAGCCAAAAGCCGTCAACGAAGAACGGCCGTCGCCGTACATGACTGCACGGGAAACAACCCCGTCGTCAGGGGAAAAGAGGAAAACACATCCAGACCCATCGTCCGCACGGCGAAGGAAGCCGGCCGCGGTTGAGCAAGGCCAGGCCATGCTCGGCGCGGCGCACAGTCTCTCCATCATGGAACGGCTTGGTAGCCCCCCTGGTTATGGCTTCTGGCCGACGACGGACCCAGGGCTTTCGGGAGCGTGGGACCCGGAAAGGGTAAGACTGTTCCAAGAGCCCAAGAACTATCTTTCCCGTGCGGCTCCATTCACAGCACCGACACGGGACAAGACCCCCTTGCAGCCTTCCACCTCGGCCGCCAAACCGCCCGCCCGTTCTGCCCACCCCGATGTTCCCCAGCCGGATCCCGGCCGCGTCATCGACTGGATTCTCAACAAAAGAAATCTGGGGTCAGACCTTTAG
- a CDS encoding REP-associated tyrosine transposase gives MARPLRVEFEGAVYHVTSRGNAQQDIFLDKEDRSRFLEILADSVARYTWICHAYCLMTNHYHLIIETPQANLSRGMQRLNGVYTQWFNRRHRRVGHLFQGRFKAILVEKESHLLELTRYVVLNPVRAGLVRTVQSWPWSSYQATSGQIEVPEFLTVDWILSQFGPDRARAVRAYRRFVSQGKGGNVWKELRAGAFLGTAGFVEQLAPLLSQKPLDPELRKKERFAARPSLEELFSGISDEATRNERICQAVRTYQYKLREVGDFLGLHFSTISVIAKRASQVKNQK, from the coding sequence ATGGCAAGGCCGCTGCGAGTAGAATTTGAAGGAGCTGTCTATCACGTAACGAGTCGAGGAAATGCGCAACAAGACATTTTCCTCGACAAGGAGGACCGTAGTCGGTTTCTTGAGATTCTCGCTGATTCGGTTGCCAGATACACCTGGATTTGTCATGCGTACTGTTTGATGACAAACCACTACCACCTGATCATCGAAACTCCACAGGCCAATCTGTCTCGGGGAATGCAACGTCTCAATGGGGTGTACACCCAGTGGTTCAACCGACGGCACCGACGTGTCGGTCATCTCTTTCAAGGGCGCTTCAAGGCAATCCTTGTGGAAAAGGAGAGCCATCTTCTAGAGTTGACCCGGTACGTCGTGTTAAATCCTGTTCGAGCGGGGCTGGTCCGTACCGTTCAGAGTTGGCCTTGGAGCAGTTATCAGGCGACGTCCGGCCAGATCGAGGTGCCGGAGTTCCTGACGGTGGATTGGATTCTGTCACAGTTTGGCCCCGATCGAGCGCGGGCGGTTCGGGCCTACCGCCGTTTTGTGTCGCAAGGGAAGGGAGGCAATGTATGGAAAGAGTTGCGCGCGGGGGCCTTCTTGGGAACCGCTGGATTTGTGGAACAACTTGCGCCCTTGCTTTCGCAGAAGCCCCTTGACCCTGAACTTCGGAAGAAAGAACGGTTTGCGGCCCGGCCGAGCCTGGAAGAGCTGTTTTCGGGTATCTCCGACGAGGCAACGCGCAATGAACGGATTTGCCAGGCTGTGCGGACCTATCAATACAAGCTCAGAGAAGTGGGGGATTTTTTAGGATTGCACTTTTCCACCATCAGTGTCATTGCAAAACGGGCGAGCCAGGTCAAGAATCAAAAATAA
- a CDS encoding FAD-dependent oxidoreductase, giving the protein MARQRVVIVGAVALGPKAACRIKRLRPDFDVVMVDQDQYISYGGCGIPYYVSGDVSDLSALMSTSFHMLRTPEFFEKAKGVRVMTRTRAEAIDRRRKVLRLRRLETQTEEELSYDYLVLATGSVPNTLPVPGLDHPRVFRVSNLHDAAAIKEMLAKGAVGRAVIIGAGAIGCEMAEAVSDMWGVETCLVDIASHVLPGVLDSVPARMVSEHLQERGVAVYTEETVREVIPGSEDGSLTVRTDKRDLDADLVITAVGVRPNGRLAREAGLLVTPRGGIVVNERLQTSDPWIYAGGDCIEVMHHITGKLFHFPQGSLANRQGRIIGTNIAGGHATFEGSVGSFAVKVFDLAVAAAGLSFKAACSEGFDAVQALVIQADRAHFYPTQDLMTLALVVDRRTRRLLGIQGVSRNGDALVGRINAVVPLLARHGTVEDLSNLEVAYSPPFASAMDILNALGNTAENILDGHNVTMDPEDFERCFLQEASPEVVCLDVRGPRNAAPFVEAFGDRWLNIPQETLAERLDALPKDKRLLVMCNSGVRSYEALLQLRAAGLENAVNVQGGVAAIKKAGMLSLDKDEDT; this is encoded by the coding sequence ATGGCACGACAACGCGTGGTCATTGTGGGGGCGGTGGCTTTGGGACCCAAAGCTGCCTGCCGCATCAAGCGGCTTCGCCCCGATTTCGACGTGGTCATGGTGGACCAAGACCAATACATTTCCTACGGCGGATGCGGCATACCCTACTATGTTTCCGGGGACGTGAGCGATCTGTCGGCGCTCATGAGCACCAGTTTTCATATGCTACGTACGCCTGAATTCTTTGAAAAAGCCAAGGGTGTTCGCGTCATGACGCGAACCCGGGCGGAAGCCATCGACCGGCGCCGCAAGGTGCTTCGCCTTCGACGCCTGGAAACCCAGACCGAAGAGGAGCTTTCCTACGATTACCTGGTGCTGGCCACTGGCAGCGTTCCCAACACGTTGCCCGTTCCCGGCCTGGATCATCCTCGCGTCTTTCGGGTGTCCAATTTGCATGATGCCGCGGCCATCAAGGAAATGCTGGCCAAAGGGGCCGTGGGCCGCGCCGTGATCATCGGCGCCGGGGCCATCGGATGCGAAATGGCGGAAGCGGTCAGCGACATGTGGGGCGTGGAAACGTGCCTTGTGGACATCGCGTCACACGTGCTGCCCGGTGTGTTGGACTCCGTACCGGCCCGAATGGTGTCCGAGCATCTCCAGGAGCGCGGCGTGGCCGTCTACACCGAAGAGACGGTTCGGGAAGTGATCCCGGGCTCGGAAGACGGCTCCCTTACGGTGCGAACGGACAAAAGGGATTTGGACGCGGACTTGGTCATCACGGCCGTGGGCGTTCGCCCCAACGGCCGGCTCGCCCGCGAGGCCGGCCTGCTCGTGACGCCTCGAGGGGGCATCGTGGTCAATGAGCGCCTGCAGACATCGGATCCCTGGATCTACGCCGGAGGGGACTGCATCGAAGTGATGCATCACATCACGGGAAAGCTCTTTCACTTTCCTCAAGGATCTTTGGCCAACCGGCAGGGGCGCATCATCGGCACGAACATCGCCGGAGGACACGCCACGTTTGAAGGGTCCGTGGGATCCTTTGCCGTCAAGGTTTTCGACCTGGCCGTGGCAGCCGCGGGCCTTTCCTTCAAGGCCGCTTGTTCGGAAGGCTTTGACGCCGTGCAGGCCCTCGTCATTCAAGCCGATCGCGCCCACTTTTATCCCACACAGGACCTCATGACCCTGGCCCTGGTGGTGGATCGAAGAACACGAAGGCTGCTGGGCATTCAAGGCGTGAGTCGCAATGGAGACGCCCTTGTGGGCCGCATCAACGCCGTGGTGCCTCTTTTGGCTCGGCACGGCACGGTGGAAGACCTATCCAACCTGGAAGTGGCCTACTCGCCACCCTTTGCTTCCGCCATGGATATCCTCAATGCCTTGGGGAACACAGCCGAAAACATTCTGGACGGCCACAACGTCACCATGGATCCCGAGGACTTTGAGCGCTGCTTTTTGCAAGAAGCCAGCCCAGAAGTGGTCTGTTTGGATGTGCGCGGGCCTCGCAACGCCGCCCCCTTTGTGGAGGCTTTTGGCGACCGCTGGCTCAACATTCCGCAGGAAACTCTGGCCGAAAGGCTGGATGCGCTCCCCAAGGACAAGCGTCTTCTGGTGATGTGCAATTCGGGCGTGCGATCCTACGAAGCGCTTCTGCAACTTCGAGCCGCAGGCTTGGAAAACGCCGTCAATGTCCAAGGCGGCGTGGCGGCCATCAAAAAAGCGGGCATGCTTTCATTGGATAAGGATGAGGACACGTAG